The Candidatus Hamiltonella defensa 5AT (Acyrthosiphon pisum) DNA window CCACCGACTACCCTCAAGGCTCTATCCCAAAAGGCTCATGGTTAATATGCATCGGACATAATGCGGAGAGTGGTTTAAAGAAAACTGCTTGATTATTTTTTGACGCAAATCGCTTTGGCGTTGATGTCCTTAAAAGTCTCAAATTCCTGTTCAAACCTTTTTGCGGCAAATTGACACCTATTTTCAGTGTCAAACTCTTGTGTATGAAGGCTAGCTACGTTACTGGATGAGTAAGGACTGGCATACATAGCCAGGATTAATATCCACATGGAGTCCTCCTCGTTATCTTTTGATTTGAGGCTGATACCTTCCAGCCCAGACTTTGGCCGCATGTAAACAATCTGAAAAGATCTTGCCCTTTGCGCTGGCTGCATTACGGCGATAATGTTCCACTGCAATATCTGCACTAATTCTGGCTACAGATTGCTCGTAACCCTGCTTAACAAGTTCAGTTACCACATGATTTTCAATGAATTCTATGTTGTTCATAATGACCGCTACTGTGCTTCCTTAAAAAGTTAACAACAATTGAGCTTCTTCAATTAAACCCTTAACCTTCTTCGTATGTGCTGCCTTAATATTTTTCCATTCACTCAATCCGGTACCGAATAAGCTAGCAATCGCCTTATCAGTTTTTAATTCAGCACATGCTGTATTAAGTTCCTGCATGATGCTGCGTTTACGAGGATTGACAACTTGCCCTTTAGTCCAATATTCATAGAGTACGTCATCACACTCCTCTTGGTACTGAACGACTTTGTCACGGATTTCATGCTTGACCTTGTTGGGGTTAATTGTTTGAAGCCAACCAGCAAGTTTCCGAAGCGGAAGGCAAAGCATCTTTCGTGTTCTACCGTCTTCTGCAACCATTGTGATTTCCGCAATGGTTGTATTAAATCGTTGTTTTAACTTTGTAAATTGAGATGCCCAATCCATCTCCATGCCCTCAACAATAGGTTTCATCGGGGCATACGGTTCTCCGTTGTGGTTAACGATATACAGTGCGTTGCCATGAAAAGGAACAGTGATTGTTTGCATAGTGCTTATCCTTACTTAGGTAATGAACCTTTGGCGCATAGGAAGTCAGCCCGTCGAAGGCAGCACTAGCCAGCTGCTTCCTCAAAGGCTCATTCCTAAACAAGGTTCGACATGTGATTGGTGATTAGTGCATGCGTGGCACCGATGGAAAAAACCTTGAACGATAACCAAGGCTCATTGAGTTGGATTGATTAGTGCATTTGGATTTAAACAAAGCTCCCGTTCTACCTCCCTGCGGTTAATCAGCCCGTTTGATACCTTTCCTTCATCGTATTTCCATCGGCGCATCTGGTCACAAGCGCCTTGAATATCTCCGGCGTTCAACTTTTTAAGCAGCGTTGAATTGGCAAATGCCCCACTGCCGATATTGTAAACAAATGAAGTCAAGGCGGCTTTCTGCAAATCGGTAAGCTGAACAGTGACATAACGTTCAACGGCAGAGCGTGCTACCTGAAAATCCTGCGTCATCAACGCGGTGCATTCCTCTTCGCTATAAATTTCCCCTGGCGTAACGTCCTTGCCGGTATGACCGTGACAGACAGTGAGTACGCCGCCGCCATCACGATAGGGCTTATCGCGTTTACCTTCGTGCCACTGCACCAAGACGGCAGCAAGTGCTAATACGCCGCCTGCCGTTGCAACCACAAGGCGTTTTTTAAGTTGGTTATTCATTGAGATTTCTCGTTCGATAACGATATTCCTTGTGTCGGTAATACCAGTTCAGCCCAACGGTCAGCACTGAACAGATAATACCCGTCACCAGCGCCCATTCACTAAGCGATAGCGCACCGCATAGAAACGTCGTCGCGCTGGCACCATAGGCAGTGCCCGTTGTGTATTTTTCAATGTTATTCATGATTTTTTTGCTTGTAGGTGTAGGTGTTTAAGAGGAGCGGGAAGTGTTTTTAATACCCAGGGCGTTCAGAACATCGCTTAATGGCATTAATGCAGATATTCTGCTTTTCTATCGAAGAAGTTGCAGATATAGCTAAACGACATAAGAATAGTTACATAATATGTTCTGAAAACAAGGTATTGATGTCGCATTGAAGTTCTCTTCTTTTTCTTTTAGCTTGAGCCCATGTGTGCTCAATAGGGTTGAACTCGGGCGAATAAGGAGGCAAATATTCAATAGAATGACCGGCGTTGAGAATGGCGTGTTGAATATCTTTTCGCTTGTGGAAAGAAGCGTTATCCATCATCATCACGCACGGATGAGGAAGAGCGGGTAGGAGCAGCTGAGTGACCCAGGCATAAAAAACATCGCTGTTAATGGAGCAGTTAAAGAGGCCCACCGCGATGAGAGTGACCCCTAATAAGGCACCAATGACGTTAGTGCGGCCCTTAGCCTGCCAATCGTGAGTCCCAAAACAGCGTTGACCTCGTGTAGCGTATCCGTAGAGGCGGGGCATATCGTGAGCAAAGCCGCTCTCATCGAGATAAACCAGAGATTTACCCTGCTTTTGATACCCCGCGATTTTTTCCTGGAACCCCTGTCGTGCCTCTTCGTTTGCCTTGGGATGACGCAGAGTTTTTTTTATAGGTCAGACCCCATCTTTTCAATGCTTGCCAGATGGCTTTGGGGCACACCCCGAAACGGGCCGCCCGTTCCCGTTGATAGCTATCTGGATACTCTGCCACATCTTTGATAAACGCCTCTTTATCCATCTTGCCTCGACGCGGACCCGAGGGTTTCGGTTCTATTCGCTTGAGCCAACGCCTGAGAGTATCTGTACCTACGTGAAAACGCTTCGCCGTTGCTCTGATGCTCAGTCCTTCTTTCTCTCGAATACTCAGGACTTTTTGACGAAAATCCACTGAATAACTCATAGTGACCTCATGCTAATTAGTTCTTTATATTGTAACTAAAATTAAATCGCTTAGCTATACGTCTGTTTCACCACCTCGTGCTTCACTCGGCGACCACAGTTTCGTGCCAAGTAAAGCTGGGGTATAACCCGTGGTAGCCATTTCTGGAAAACAAATAAAATCCGCCTTGTTATCGGCGGCTTTTTGACATAATGATTTAATATGAAAAAGATTCTTTTCTTTATCACCCAAAATGGCACTAATTTGGGACAATGCTATCTTTAGCATTAAGATAACCTCTTCACTTATTTATATTGTACAAAAGGATATACAACATGAACGACAAAAACCATACCTTTAGTCGAGTACCCCAAACAGAAAGAGTTAGCTTACTGACAACAACTCTAGTTAGAACAGGGATGACTACTGCTTTAGCGCAATTTATGTTGGGTGCAACCCTTGGAAATTCAATGACATTTACCCAAGCCATGTTAGCGACTTTTTTGGGAAGTCTGCTGTTACAAATAGTGAGCTTTGGAGTTGGCTTCGCAGGTACAAAAGAAGGATTGTCGACCTCACTTTTAGCAAGATGGTGCGGATTTGGCCGTTACGGTTCAGCGCTAGTTGGAATGGCAATTGTTATTAGTTGTCTGGGTTGGTTTGGTGTACAAAATTCTATTTTGGCTGAAGGAATTGTCTATGGATTAAACGAAAAAATCAGTTTTGAAATTGCCGCATTAATATCAGGATGTTTGCTTACCCTACTCGTTGTCATAGGATTTATCGGTTTGAGTTGGACTGCAAAATTAACATTACCTATTTTTTCCCTTGTGATGGCATGGATATTTTTTGATACGTTAAGGGGTAATAATATGGCCGATCTCATTCTATCTTTGCCTCAAGGTCAATCTATGACGATTGGCGCAGGAGCCACAATGGTAGCAGGGGGAGCAATAGTCGGTGCATTAATTACACCTGACATTACAAGATATTGCAAAAATGGGCGTCATGTTTTTTGGATGATAACAATTTCTTATATTATCGGTGAGTTTATTGTCAATGGCATTGCCATACTGGTTGCGCATGCATTGAACACTGCTGATGTTGTGACGATAATGACCCAAAGTGCAGGATGGTTAGGGCTAATATCTGTCATTCTTTCTGCCGTAAAAGTAAATGATACCGCCCTTTATTCTTCATCGCTTGCAGTAATAAATATTATCGAAACAATTTTCAACAATAAATATTCTTATAAAGTTATTACGCTTTTATTAGGTATAATAGGTACATTACTTTCTGCCATTGGAATAATGAAACAATTTGTTAGTTTTCTTATTTTGCTTGGTATCGTTTTTCCACCTATTGCAGGTATCATGATGGTAGATTACTATATTTTAAAAACAAATAGAGCCTCACTTGAAGTAAGTAGAAAAACAGGAAAGCTACCAGAATCAACAATTCCAATTAGTTGGTCGAGTATTTTTTCTTGGTTACTAGGTAGTGGTATTGGTTTTACAATTGATTGGGGAATTCCTTCGTTAAATTCTTTATTAGTGGCTAGTGCAGTTTACTGGATAACTAAGATTAGTTTTAAAAAAGTAAGATAAAAAATAACTCCTATGAGCGAGTTTAATCTTTATTAAAAAATAATTTAACCAATCTTTCTACAGATGTTTAAAGCCTATCATGTTTTATAATCAATCCAATTAAATTTGGAGCTACCTTTATTTAATAAAAATCCAGACTCTATTTATTGAAAATACCAAAACCCTTGATTAATCAGCAAAGTTAACTGTGCCAAAAAATCATCATCTTTGATGAATTTTATGAGCAGGAGACCATCAATCGTCCTGTTTCGTGCCAGAATATTCCACGCGGCGGCATAATCTGAGTCAATCGATTCGCCGTTGACAAAATAGCGGTTGCCGATGTGTAACATACGTAGCCCCATTAACCGGTGCAATGGATTTCCCTGTTGCAATAGGGTCTGAACTTGTGAAACGGAGTACACCTGGGTCTCCGGTGCCTTCGGTAACTCATAGGCGGTTTGAGACATATTTTGAACAAACCAGGTGTCCAGATGGTCTCTTTTCTGGAGTAAGAATTGACTCATCATGTCTTGGAGGGCCGTGATGTCTTGAGGCAGAATTTCGGTGGGATCTTCCCGAAGAAGTAAATCGGGCGAGGGGGCATACTCGATGCCTCGATGATGCTCATCTGAAAGCGACTCAGTCCAATTCCTTATCATGCGAAGACAGTTGTCTGTCCAGAAATTCAGGCAGCAACCCATGACCACTTCGGACGAAATGCCTTCATGGGGAAATTCCTTTAGGGTATACAACACATCCCCGGAAATCAACTCTTCATTAATGATGGGCTCAAAAAAGTCGTTCTTATTATAGTGCTCAAGCGATAACAATTGATGCCATACACGCCATCGGCTACGTCCCATTCATTGTATCACTAACAAATCAGACGGTTTAGTCTGAGGGCCAATCCCACCGCCGGGGACTGAAAAAAACACCGTCAGCTCTTCTTTGACCCAATCGGGGAAAACACGAAACAAAGACAGGAATTCTTCGGCGGGTTCTGTGCCAATGGTGAATCGCTTCCACCCGTAGTGACCAGTTTCGTTGGCCTAATGAGGCATACCCATTAAAAGATTGATGCACTAATTGACATTTTCTGTGACGCCTTTGAATGAGTTGGTATTCGAGGTTTTTTTCTGTCAACAGTTTTTCCAGCGCTTCAGGCGGAACCGGATTCATAAAATCAGAAATCGATTTTTTTAATAATACAGGATGTTTTTGCCAGTGGTGGTGTAAAAAATCTTCCCAGTTGATGATGAGATGCATGTACTACAATCTCCCTGTTGATAATAAAAATGAATAAAACACTCCTACCATCAAAGTTTTTTTGACGACATCGTATTTCATTTAAAATGATGATATCAAATAAAACATTGATTGGTATTTCTTATTATATTGATATTTTTATTATTTTTACGACAGAAAAAGAGGAGGGAGAGTCTGTTGCAGTCAATTCAACAAGACGGAGAACCGCCGTTGTCACAGACTCATATCCAGTAGCTGACTGGTCGGACTCAAGAATTTTTGTGGAATATAGTGATCGTAACCTTTATGACGGCAGTACTCACTGAACTGAGATAAAGAGTGAGCCCCTGCTTTACGATAAATGACCTGTAATTTATTTTCACTGTACGGTGTGACAACCCCAGATGAAGGGCAATGAGCTTGCTACTCATATTTTGTAATACACAGAAGATGACCTCGAGTTCCTTTTCGGTAAATACGTTTTCTGGCGGATTTGGATTAAACGTTAAGAACATACCTTAAGATACCTGAATAAGAATTTTTGGTATTTGAACGTATTAAATATTGCTGCAATAATTAATATATAGTAAAAAATAAATAATCGGAGAAAGACAGTATGTCTACTGTTGTTAATACAGTTTTTAGTCAAAACCGGATTTTTACTCATATAAGTGATAAACAACTAAACCGAATATTAAAATCGAATTCGTTGGAAAAAACTGAATTTATGAGCCTTATAGATAAATTATTTGATCGCTTCTTTCGTAACCCTCAAAACGCGAAACAATTTTAAAATTGTATGAGCAAATATCATGGCCAGATTTTCAAACATTCAAATACCCGACGGATTGTAAAGTGGCGTTGCGATTTGATAATCTTCACCAATTAACCAACGAAGAATACCAAAACGAATTTAAGACTCGGATAAAAATCAATGACAGCAGGAACTAGTGCGAATATTCATTTTCATTCACAATCGGTAGAGATGTCATTTTTCGGTTGTGTCGCATTAATGGGAAAATATAAACCGAAAGGGATGTGGCTTATTTTTTAGGCAGTCAGAAAATAAAATTTTTCTGCAGGGGATAATTTTGGTTCTATCGCATTAAGGATTTTTAAATTGCTATAACCACATTATATTGTGGTTTTATCTCTAAGATAACACCGCATAATGTGATTGGTTAAGCTGAATTTTTCTTAATATGACAAAACCGTTTTATCTACACCCCCCGACGGATAATGGCTTAAGTCTATTCCGACCTGTAATAATGCCTGAATTTCTGAGTTTATCAGTTCACTCAATTGCTTGATGTTTTCGGGATTGCCAACCACGAATTCTTCTTTTCCTAAATCATTTCTTAATGTAACAACCACGTCCTCCATGAGAAAGCTGTACTTATAGATTGTAGAAATCAATATTCGGTCTTCTTCGTTTTGACCTACTTCTTCTGCTGCCAGCTCAACGACACCTCGTAAACGTTGCCCAAATTGCCCCTCCATATTTTCAAGCATTTTTTCTTTATCACCAGCTGATAGAAAACTCCAAAGCTGGCTTAATACGCCACGAGCACAATCTCGGTAGGCTCCTTGATCAAGCTGCTGTTTCGGATCATTTTTATGGATTGATGACCATACAATATCAACTTCGTCTTTAATAAGACGAAGGTGTTCAAGGAATAAACCGGCATCTGGAGTATCACTCATCAGGCCCGTTATTTTGAAATTTAAAGCCAGTTCTCTGATAACTTTTAAATTACTCATCATGTCCTTATCAGAAGGGTATTTCTTAACATGTTCATAAGCTAATGGATATTTTTTATTATTTTCTAATATATAATTATCTATTTCTTCGAGTAATTTAGGAGCAGCATTAATTTTAAAATTATTAATCGTATCATGAAACTGTTTTGCATGGATTTTCTGTGTGCGGGTTCTTATTTCGTTAATTGATTGAGAAAACTGATAGACCCACTCATCTGCCGTTCCTATTACGCTTGTCATATTAAGCCCATTAATTGAATCTAACGAAGAACGTTGTTGGGCATAATAATCGAAACACTTCATTTGAAATGAAGTCCATTCTTGTGCCAAACCCTGATAAATCGCCATTTTTTGTTTGACTGACTCATCCAATAAATGCAGACCGACTCTCCGTTGATTTGCTGAAGAAATACCTTCTAATTTATTTTGCTCGCGATCATATTTTACTTTACCTATAACAGTATTTTTTTCTAAAATCTCACTATCATTGGTGAGTTCTCTTTTTTTGATAGCAGAAATATCATCTTCAGTGTTTCCATAGACTACTTTAAATTCATCTATCACATCTTCAATTGAAAAAGAAAAAGTATAAGTTCCGTCTTCGTTATCGGCAATATCAGCCCAAAATTTATCTTGATGACCAGGGCAAGCCATTTTTTTGAGCTGGTAAAAAGCAGACACTTTTTTGAATGCCGATTCAGTATCAGATTTATCATTGTGGTGTGTTAAATCATACAGTTTACCCAGCGCTTCAATTGTGTTAGTTCCGCAAAACCAATCTTTAATTTTTTCCCATATCTCAATACGAGTCGCCTCTTCTTTTGAAGAGCTTTTAATCGCGTTCTGAATGTATTTGTTTCTAATCGCTCTATGAGGTGAAAGGTAAAGATTAGACATAATATTACTCCCTTCTTTTTTATTTAAAGCTGTTTTACCCAAAATCTGACTATTACCATAATTATTTACATCCTCCTTGACTTAAAAGGATTAGGTATCTATCACATCCTTCAAACCCGAAATCACGTTATTCAAAAGTTGTGTTAGTTCTATCACTCCGTATTATGACAACAACCCAAAAGAGTTCGACATAATCGAAAAAAAAGAAGATGGCTGGAGTCATTTCTCTTTTTTAATTAAAAATCATTTTAAATTCTAAATCCATGTAAAAACTACTATAAATAAGCAAAAACTTTTAAGTTTTTTAAATGAAATGAAATTTTTAATAAGAAAAGTTAAGGAAGTCAAGGGCTACGCATGAAAAATTGAGTGTTTAAAAATCAAAGTGTTTTGGGGATATCAGGCAGGGCTGTGAACTTCATTTGGCCATGCCTTACAAGAGTTAATTTGATAAATGACTGTCATCTTACTAGAAATGATCAATGACAGTCATGATAGAAGTGGTTTGTCAGTATTTTTGCCAAGAGATATTAGTAAGGCGGGCCTACTCGATATTCTTTGTAGTCACGGGGCGAATAATATTTAGGGCGAAGTACAAATGAAGCTTGATTTATATGCTAACAATATTTTAAAAGCCGAATTGAAAGCCCGTGGTCAAGTCGCAGGGTTTGCGTCTGAAGAAGAGAATATCGTTATTTTTGAAGGTGAACGAGCTGAAAAAGCCAGATATGTTGTACTGATGGATCCTTTAGATGGCTCGTCCAATATTGATGTCAATGTTTCTGTGGGCAGTATTTTTTCAATTTATCGCCGTATAACTCCCATAGGTCAGTCTCAGAAAAAGATTTTTTACAACGATTCCCAATCGGATATGAGATTTCTTCTGAAACTAAACTACTCACTGCTTGAGCGGCGAGGAGTTTAGTTGATGGTTAAAATTTCCAGCTCATCCCTAGTGAGGCATTCCAGGGGGATTCAACATGCTTCCCTTTTTTATATCCCGCTGTCGCACTGATATTCCATGTCTGGCTTATATTTGCGGATAAACCCAAAGAATACACCCCTGTGATGCCACTTAAGTCGTTGTCAAAAGAATCACGCTGATTAATCCGAACCCGGTTGTTTTTAATGAACTCCCGCTCAGCGCCCACATCTACCCAAGGGGTCACTGAAACATCTTTGATTCTCGTTTGATAGAGGGCCCTTAAACCGACTTTGCCAAGCACTGAACGCTGGGCGAAAATATCTCCCTTCATTCCGTTTGAAAGTGAGAGGCTCGAACGGGTTGTTCTTAATCCACTCAAACTGAGGTATGGGGTGAATGTCATCTCTCCTGCGACCATATCTTTCCCTCCTCGAATACTTGCTCCCAACGCCAAGGTGCTGAAATCCCCGAATGCATCCGCTCCACCGGTCATTTTTCCACGAATCTCATGCGAGAACCGGTTTGCTTTCAGAATGCTATCGAGCCAGAAACCTGAGTCATGATAATAAGCCGCATACGTGCCCGCCGACCAGGAACTCACGTTCCCACCGCCTATTGCTTTTCCCCTGAAATTCAGTTTGGCATCACCATGCGTGAAGAACAGGCCCTGCGTTGTGTAAGCACTGCGCCCCAGGCGCATGGTGAGGTCCGCACCTAGCGATATCCCATTTAATTTCAACCCGTAACCTTCTCCTGCTTTTTGAATGATGTTATGGCGTTCATTCATGACTTTGACCCATACAGCAGACTCAGTTTTTGCCTGACGTGTGGATGACATTCTTTCCTGAATCTGGGCCATCTCACTGTGATAAATCAATGGGCCCACTGTAGACATCGATAAAACCGCCGCTGTTGAAGGGGTGATTGAGGGAATATCAGGCGCCCGATTTGTGCGAGATACATTTGTTGGCGGAGAAAGTAACCGATTAGGGGGGACTTTTTTTGTCTCCGTTTCTCCAGATACCGGGGTTAAAACCGCCCCTTTTTCTTCAGAAACAGACGGCGTCACAGGCACTTCTGGTTTGAGCTCAGGCGCTTTCGGAACCAAGATGCCGGGTTGAACGGGATGCTCAGTCTCCTGCGGCAACAAAGTGTCACCCGATATCGGCCTTGAGGCCGCTACGGTTTCCGTCGCTGAGGTAATTACAGAGGTTTTTGGCGGCGACTCTGACTCCGGCTGCGGTTTTTCGGTAGGTTGAGGTTGATGAGACACCAATGACCAGCCTCGTTTGTGGTTATCGGGCACCAGATGATACTGGTACGTTCCTACGTCTACCACCTGGCCTGGATTAGTAAGGGTGAACTCAGCCTCACCGCCTCCCGTCTGGATGATTTTAAGTCTATCTTCTGCTTTGGGGCTTTTACCGCTGTCAGTCACCCTGACGCCAAAATAGCCATTGGCTTCTCCTCTGACGTGCAGAAGATTGCCTTTGTGTCCCGCTATATCGGTATTCATCCAGAAGGTTCCTGTTCCATTCAGCGTCTCCACAGAAAGTATGGAATCATTTTTGGATGATACGCCATCGACGGAATAGTCAAAATAAAAATGTCCCTGATTCATGGATACCTTTCCGAATCTTGATACCTTTCCGGGATCCGGGTCATTGTCCAAATTAACACGGCCGGAGAGATTCAGATTGGCTTCACGTGTGTCCAACTTACCGTTATTGATAATATCGAGTTGCCCGCGCTCGCCGACGGTCACATCCCCTTTCAGCGTTGATGACAGACGCTCAAATCCTAAAATCATTTGACCATTATCTAGATTAGCTCCGTTAACTGTCCCTTTGCGGATGTAGGCAGTCGCTTCATTGCCGAGTGTCAGATTATTTGATTGAGCTGTGGTCGAGTGAGCGTCTCCAAGTGTATAGGTTCCGCTATTAACAACAGTACCGATATCCGTGCCGCTGTCATTTAACATCCTGCCGCCGCCATTCACAACAGTCGCTTCGGCCCGCCCCCCGTCTTTGATATTCAGACTCCCGCCTGTCATCTGGGTTCTTTTGAAAATGCCCCCTTCTCCTACCTCAATGCTCCCCCCTTTCATGGTTGTATCACTGGCTTCTGATTGAACAACACTAAGTAATCCCCCTTCAATCGTGCTTTCTGTTATTTTCCCTGAGGACAATATAAGCTGCCCTAATTGCCCTAATTGCCCTAATTGTCCTATATATGCATGCGAAAAATGTGGATTGTCTCTTGAGGCCGCAGCCACATCACCGCTAATTTTCAGGTTATTTATTCGTGCTTTCCCCATAAATACCCCTGTGGCACCATGAGTGATTTCCCCTCCCTCGACTATTACGCCATCATCATTACCAGAGATATCAAATCGCCCGTTCTCATAAACGTTGATGTTATCTACAGTGCCGGATTGAGCAATAAAAAAACCGCCTTTATAGACTTTACCGTCCTTGAATATGCCTTGATTTTTTAATGTCGCTATACCCTTATCTTTTATTACGGTATTCTCTGCGGTTCCCCCAAAGATGATCTGATTCCCCGTATTTTCTACAGTGATATTGTTTGTATATCCTCCACTGAATACATCTTGCTGAGCCCAGTTTGGTGGAGAATAATTTTGGCTGTCACCCCTCAGTATCGTATCCGTTACCGTGCCGAACACTATCTGATAATTGTGATTCAACCCGTCCCATTCCTGCGGTGCCACAATTTCGCCAGATACCGTGGTTCCTTCAGCCACTGTTTCGGTAAAAGAAGCCTGTGTATTTCCAGTGAATATCACTATGAGAATGTGAACTATTTTTGTTAAGATAGTTTTGGTCGTTTTCATTGGTTTTGTTTCCTTTAGACAGTAATAAAAGTAAATGAAGCGACTGGCGTGGAGTGCTACAACACTCCACGCACCTGCCTGGTTGCGTTTTTTCTGAACACGAATCAACAATGTTGATAACCATTACAAAGGGATCTCCTCTTTCCATCTTCTTTTTGCGATGGGGGGTTCTTTCCTTGGCCTGATTTTACGGCGAAAAAAATTACTGGGGTGACTGTTTTCTAAACCAGTCCCCACAAACTTGTTATTATTTGAGTTTTTCTATATCGAAGCCGTAAAAAGTGTTAGATCCAAGTGCTCTGAAGTGAGAGTTAGTGGCTTTGATCCAATACCCTCTTTTTTCGTGGGAAGGTCTGAATACGTCGGCACCAATCTATTCTTTGCCCTCTCTGAAATATCAAAACCATGCTAAATAAATTAATACTAAACTAAAGACCTATGTTTTATAGATCCTAATGATGTTACATATTTTTTAATTACATTTCATTATTTTATTTTTATCATTCTCATGAGGACTCACCCTCCTGTTCAACTTCTTT harbors:
- a CDS encoding phage antirepressor N-terminal domain-containing protein, yielding MQTITVPFHGNALYIVNHNGEPYAPMKPIVEGMEMDWASQFTKLKQRFNTTIAEITMVAEDGRTRKMLCLPLRKLAGWLQTINPNKVKHEIRDKVVQYQEECDDVLYEYWTKGQVVNPRKRSIMQELNTACAELKTDKAIASLFGTGLSEWKNIKAAHTKKVKGLIEEAQLLLTF
- a CDS encoding lysozyme, which produces MNNQLKKRLVVATAGGVLALAAVLVQWHEGKRDKPYRDGGGVLTVCHGHTGKDVTPGEIYSEEECTALMTQDFQVARSAVERYVTVQLTDLQKAALTSFVYNIGSGAFANSTLLKKLNAGDIQGACDQMRRWKYDEGKVSNGLINRREVERELCLNPNALINPTQ
- a CDS encoding phage holin family protein, translating into MNNIEKYTTGTAYGASATTFLCGALSLSEWALVTGIICSVLTVGLNWYYRHKEYRYRTRNLNE
- a CDS encoding IS630 family transposase — translated: MKKTLRHPKANEEARQGFQEKIAGYQKQGKSLVYLDESGFAHDMPRLYGYATRGQRCFGTHDWQAKGRTNVIGALLGVTLIAVGLFNCSINSDVFYAWVTQLLLPALPHPCVMMMDNASFHKRKDIQHAILNAGHSIEYLPPYSPEFNPIEHTWAQAKRKRRELQCDINTLFSEHIM
- a CDS encoding IS630 transposase-related protein, encoding MSYSVDFRQKVLSIREKEGLSIRATAKRFHVGTDTLRRWLKRIEPKPSGPRRGKMDKEAFIKDVAEYPDSYQRERAARFGVCPKAIWQALKRWGLTYKKNSASSQGKRRGTTGVPGKNRGVSKAG
- a CDS encoding nitrilase-related carbon-nitrogen hydrolase, translated to MLKIALSQISAILGDKEKNLFHIKSLCQKAADNKADFICFPEMATTGYTPALLGTKLWSPSEARGGETDV
- a CDS encoding purine-cytosine permease family protein; protein product: MNDKNHTFSRVPQTERVSLLTTTLVRTGMTTALAQFMLGATLGNSMTFTQAMLATFLGSLLLQIVSFGVGFAGTKEGLSTSLLARWCGFGRYGSALVGMAIVISCLGWFGVQNSILAEGIVYGLNEKISFEIAALISGCLLTLLVVIGFIGLSWTAKLTLPIFSLVMAWIFFDTLRGNNMADLILSLPQGQSMTIGAGATMVAGGAIVGALITPDITRYCKNGRHVFWMITISYIIGEFIVNGIAILVAHALNTADVVTIMTQSAGWLGLISVILSAVKVNDTALYSSSLAVINIIETIFNNKYSYKVITLLLGIIGTLLSAIGIMKQFVSFLILLGIVFPPIAGIMMVDYYILKTNRASLEVSRKTGKLPESTIPISWSSIFSWLLGSGIGFTIDWGIPSLNSLLVASAVYWITKISFKKVR
- a CDS encoding winged helix domain-containing protein, translating into MGRSRWRVWHQLLSLEHYNKNDFFEPIINEELISGDVLYTLKEFPHEGISSEVVMGCCLNFWTDNCLRMIRNWTESLSDEHHRGIEYAPSPDLLLREDPTEILPQDITALQDMMSQFLLQKRDHLDTWFVQNMSQTAYELPKAPETQVYSVSQVQTLLQQGNPLHRLMGLRMLHIGNRYFVNGESIDSDYAAAWNILARNRTIDGLLLIKFIKDDDFLAQLTLLINQGFWYFQ
- a CDS encoding cupin domain-containing protein, with protein sequence MHLIINWEDFLHHHWQKHPVLLKKSISDFMNPVPPEALEKLLTEKNLEYQLIQRRHRKCQLVHQSFNGYASLGQRNWSLRVEAIHHWHRTRRRIPVFVSCFPRLGQRRADGVFFSPRRWDWPSD
- a CDS encoding helix-turn-helix transcriptional regulator, whose protein sequence is MFLTFNPNPPENVFTEKELEVIFCVLQNMSSKLIALHLGLSHRTVKINYRSFIVKQGLTLYLSSVSTAVIKVTITIFHKNS
- a CDS encoding autotransporter outer membrane beta-barrel domain-containing protein, which codes for MKTTKTILTKIVHILIVIFTGNTQASFTETVAEGTTVSGEIVAPQEWDGLNHNYQIVFGTVTDTILRGDSQNYSPPNWAQQDVFSGGYTNNITVENTGNQIIFGGTAENTVIKDKGIATLKNQGIFKDGKVYKGGFFIAQSGTVDNINVYENGRFDISGNDDGVIVEGGEITHGATGVFMGKARINNLKISGDVAAASRDNPHFSHAYIGQLGQLGQLGQLILSSGKITESTIEGGLLSVVQSEASDTTMKGGSIEVGEGGIFKRTQMTGGSLNIKDGGRAEATVVNGGGRMLNDSGTDIGTVVNSGTYTLGDAHSTTAQSNNLTLGNEATAYIRKGTVNGANLDNGQMILGFERLSSTLKGDVTVGERGQLDIINNGKLDTREANLNLSGRVNLDNDPDPGKVSRFGKVSMNQGHFYFDYSVDGVSSKNDSILSVETLNGTGTFWMNTDIAGHKGNLLHVRGEANGYFGVRVTDSGKSPKAEDRLKIIQTGGGEAEFTLTNPGQVVDVGTYQYHLVPDNHKRGWSLVSHQPQPTEKPQPESESPPKTSVITSATETVAASRPISGDTLLPQETEHPVQPGILVPKAPELKPEVPVTPSVSEEKGAVLTPVSGETETKKVPPNRLLSPPTNVSRTNRAPDIPSITPSTAAVLSMSTVGPLIYHSEMAQIQERMSSTRQAKTESAVWVKVMNERHNIIQKAGEGYGLKLNGISLGADLTMRLGRSAYTTQGLFFTHGDAKLNFRGKAIGGGNVSSWSAGTYAAYYHDSGFWLDSILKANRFSHEIRGKMTGGADAFGDFSTLALGASIRGGKDMVAGEMTFTPYLSLSGLRTTRSSLSLSNGMKGDIFAQRSVLGKVGLRALYQTRIKDVSVTPWVDVGAEREFIKNNRVRINQRDSFDNDLSGITGVYSLGLSANISQTWNISATAGYKKGKHVESPWNASLGMSWKF